In the Zingiber officinale cultivar Zhangliang chromosome 5A, Zo_v1.1, whole genome shotgun sequence genome, CCTTGGATAACACATTTGCAATTAAGAAATACAACTAACACACCACTTTTTTGCCTTTGCAGGAATCAACAAAACTCTTCCTAATGATTTATCAAAGGATCGTATACACATTGTGACATGGCAGTCTTGAAACATACCAGTCATGGTaaatgtaaataaataaaaactccaAAACCTAGCATTTTAAAATTACAATTCTAGGTTTTCTTTTAGCTTTCACACATGATCATGCACAATGAAGATGATGAATTTTAAGGCAGCCAAAGAgccttaaaaaaggaaatttcacTTGACTTTTACAAGTTCAAAAAGAGTTAAATTCGGGTTGTGCTAATTGAAAATCAGCAACAATACAAATTgagaaagaaatgaaaaatgtGTTTGCTCAAACCTAGTTCGTACTATTGAATATTTATCCTCTTCTTATTATAGCAGAGAGCAAATGATGAATTTCTATACAAACCCCCGGTGTCAATTGACATGAAAGTATGGAAGAAGGTTGCTTTACAAATAAAGGAATAAGTGATCATACCAAACCAGCCTTTAGACTCTGCAACAAACCAGTAACTTTGTGCTTCACTGCGAGGACCGCCATCCTTTCGGGTTTCCCCACCACTAAATAGAAGAAGTGCTCCCTCATCCTTCGCTGCACTCTCCACTCCTACTTGGATGTGTGCCAAGAATGTAGCTGCCTGCCCCGGGTTCTTCTGATAGGGTTCTAGGAACCATGAATCCTCATTGTCAAACTTACCGCAGTTGGTGCTCGTGTAAATTGAATGCCCAGCAACCATCACAAGATTGCGAAGATTTGGCAATGGATACAAGTCTGAGCTCAGACCCAAGTCACCACTTCTCCGGAAATCCATCATTTGAAGCTTCCTTTCGTACAAAGAAAGCACTACCAGGATGGCGATACCAAAGGACAAAGAGGTGAGAAAGACTGCAACTGGGTGAAGCTTGTAGAAGTAATGAATGCGGTTTGAGATAGAATGTATCATCCTGATGGGAGCGATAAATTTAGAATTCTTAGGCTTACGAAAGCTCTTCCTGGAGTTTCCTGACTCCAAATCGAAGTCACCTCGGGTGTAAGCATGAAAGGGATTTCCTGATCCAAATGACTGATTGTTCATAATCGCATTCGGCAAGCAATCAAGAAAGCTTCAATTAACCTCGAAAGACATCTGCCGATCAGGAGAGTATAGaagaagccaaaaaaaaaaaaaaatgattttgctaCAAGATTTAGAGCAATATGAAGGGGAAACCAACAGAAATCAAggtaaagaagaaaaaaagagggATCTCCGACGTTACCTCAAATAAACACAAGAAATAAGCGCGAAAACATTAAACAAACTGAAAACATGGGGAGATCGACGATTGACGCGACTAGAATAACGACGATCCCTCAGACTCGCCGGTCACGGCGACGAGCGATCCCTGTGACGAGGAGGTCGACACCTGCGTCTAAAACGGGATCCAAAATCACGAGAAGATTGAATGGGAATTGGAATCGAGGAATCAACTCGTAGGAAATTTCACTCGATCTTTCccagaatttcagaaatattaaaaaataaaataaaaatcaaaggGTTCCCTAATTATCAAAATAAAGTAGCAACTTTCATTTACCTCCTCAAATCCTAGGTTTTCACTAAAATACCCCTTGTGAGAATATGAAATATTTGACGCCTTGACGGTAGGTTCCCCTTTTCTAGAGCTCATTCCAATTGGTCGAATTGAATTGACAACGGTCAATTTTCGATGAAGTTAGGAGTTATATCTTTTTACGTGATGGTTTGCTTAATTTCTTAATTTACTTCTTTGTAAATAGAATTTTATGATATTCAAGTTTAAAATGAATCGAAATGGTAATTCAAATttggttgattttttttaataagtttaaactTGATTTGTTGAATGTTATGAAACTCTCAGTTCAATGCTGtttgaaatatatatatgttCATTTAGTTGATTTTATATGTAAACAAATTCTTAATAAGTTGAACATCAAATTTAGTCATAAACATTTGATTTTTTTACAACCCTATACTTCGTCAAGCTCATTCaccaatttatttttttcaactaGACTTTTGAAAGTGTTCCTCGCATTCTATGGAGCTAGCTTGACGATcaattagtttttaaaatgttcatttctgatcctgttcgaaccaagagtcaacgaacgctggggatgcggcgctccctgctggatcctcgagtgctccggtgaacctgtagcaaaaccgagccgggaggggtgtcccggcgacggccctccgacgctcaagtcaggtaagctacgatgaacaaagtggcttccaaaatctcagaatacgtacctctccggcgaaacctgaggttctttatatagagctctgaaGGGTCTGGGCACACGTACCTAAGTGCATAAGTGTCTTCTGtcttttcctaggtatgcggctgtcagaaagcttacctgtcctttcctaggtatgtggctgtcagaaaacttacctgacccatatcgccaCAGtgaaagcatgccctcgatgggacaacagaatcccctgtcacgagatttggagcatgacacacacgtgaaacctaccggttgtcagaggagaaatcctcgggtctttttccttgctccaaaacttgtcgtccgagcggacatctccctaaacatccgaccggacatacgcaatggtttacttgtgcttggtAGAGGCGAATAAACAGGGGCGCTTTATGACTGTgaccggtcaaaaggtcagctcggtccgtgacctttttaactgagcgtcggaaccccgatttgacagggtcttccaactataagtgcgagccggccggacccttccgggtattcgattccatcgggcggccggcagtccggtcgggccggccgtctacggtcgtccgtccggtcggaccacactcttcTTGGATGagcggctgctccggtgactttAACTTGACGTTGACTTTACCTGAAGGGGGGGagccgctcttactaccggatcaattcCCATAGACAAGTATACCGGTTTTTTTTGTAGATTTATTGTctcatcagaaaaaaaaaaaattcttggaATTACGTCCTAATTAGGATTCAAATATTAGATgtctaaataatttatttaatatgtaTAAAGTCAATTAAATGCATAAGTctcaataatttattaaattaaatgaataaatttaaacAGAAATAACTAATTCTAAACAATCTCcctaaacaaaacttatcaatcatattcattaatatcTCATTTATCAAATTTGTAGATAAATAAAAAGCTCTTGG is a window encoding:
- the LOC121981536 gene encoding uncharacterized protein C57A10.07-like; this translates as MNNQSFGSGNPFHAYTRGDFDLESGNSRKSFRKPKNSKFIAPIRMIHSISNRIHYFYKLHPVAVFLTSLSFGIAILVVLSLYERKLQMMDFRRSGDLGLSSDLYPLPNLRNLVMVAGHSIYTSTNCGKFDNEDSWFLEPYQKNPGQAATFLAHIQVGVESAAKDEGALLLFSGGETRKDGGPRSEAQSYWFVAESKGWFGHKDSVRDRALTEEHARDSFENLLFSVCRFRELTGSYPQNITIISYDFKRERFAQLHRPAIGFPEGSFFYVGTPTAPGSQEAAEKGEALARAQFQEDPYGCFSTLHRKRLTRDPFHRFVPYPDGCPELKGLFSYCGPVPFPGSLPWTK